A part of Gammaproteobacteria bacterium genomic DNA contains:
- the idi gene encoding isopentenyl-diphosphate Delta-isomerase, translating into MKSTDAEQSQVILVDNNDCPIGIADKLTAHQQGLLHRAFSIFIFRETNNKFELLLQQRSDNKYHCAGLWTNTCCSHPQPGEDITESAYNRLKFEMGLECPLHEVGVLTYRAEVGNGLIEHEIDHIFIGKYLDNMIYFNHDEVQDYQWISLAKLEDDIQENLNKYTPWLKETLQIIVEKNILDDYFRDSCN; encoded by the coding sequence ATCAAATCAACAGATGCTGAGCAATCACAAGTGATATTGGTGGATAATAATGACTGCCCAATTGGAATTGCCGATAAATTAACGGCGCATCAACAAGGCTTGTTGCACCGTGCATTTTCAATATTTATTTTTCGCGAAACCAATAATAAATTTGAACTCTTGCTTCAGCAACGTTCTGACAATAAATATCATTGTGCTGGTTTATGGACTAATACCTGCTGTAGTCATCCTCAGCCAGGAGAGGATATTACGGAGTCTGCGTATAACAGATTAAAATTTGAAATGGGGTTGGAATGCCCCCTTCACGAAGTCGGTGTACTTACGTATAGAGCAGAAGTAGGCAATGGATTGATAGAACATGAAATTGATCATATTTTTATTGGAAAATATCTAGATAATATGATTTATTTTAATCATGATGAGGTGCAAGATTACCAGTGGATTTCATTGGCGAAACTTGAAGATGATATACAAGAAAATTTAAACAAATACACGCCCTGGCTGAAAGAAACCCTACAAATTATTGTTGAGAAGAACATTTTAGATGACTATTTTCGAGATTCTTGCAATTAA
- a CDS encoding HAD hydrolase-like protein — translation MYFLFDFDGTLVDSFDCVIGKFNLLAKEFSFKTVSDEELSTLRDMSSRQLISHLQIPLFKIPSIIFKARELLHDDMPNLLPFDNLREVLIQLKERQIFLNILTSNSKQNVSQWLEYNNMAHLFGVIHSQSGFFGKKYSINNFLKRYQIEKQQLFYVGDETRDIEAAKKTGIASIAVTWGFNSEKILAQYEPDYMVHKPEDLLTLASALKN, via the coding sequence ATGTATTTTCTCTTTGATTTTGATGGAACCCTGGTTGATAGTTTTGATTGTGTCATTGGTAAATTCAATTTATTGGCCAAAGAATTCAGCTTTAAGACGGTCAGCGATGAGGAGTTATCTACGCTTAGAGATATGAGTTCAAGACAGCTAATTAGTCATCTTCAAATTCCCCTGTTCAAGATTCCCAGCATAATCTTTAAGGCGCGAGAACTATTGCATGATGATATGCCCAACTTGCTGCCCTTTGACAATCTGCGGGAGGTGCTCATACAGCTCAAGGAGCGTCAGATCTTTTTAAATATCTTAACGTCTAATTCTAAACAAAATGTTTCTCAGTGGCTTGAATATAATAATATGGCGCATCTTTTTGGGGTTATTCATAGTCAATCAGGCTTCTTTGGGAAAAAATATTCTATTAATAATTTTCTTAAACGTTACCAGATTGAAAAACAGCAACTATTTTATGTGGGCGATGAAACTCGGGATATTGAAGCTGCAAAAAAAACCGGGATTGCTTCAATTGCAGTTACCTGGGGTTTTAACTCGGAAAAAATTCTTGCTCAATATGAGCCAGATTACATGGTGCATAAGCCCGAAGATTTATTGACACTCGCATCAGCCCTGAAGAACTAA
- a CDS encoding beta-lactamase family protein translates to MKLFCALNKSSLEGSCAQVASHRPSKKLRYVILGLFLSMSWQAIADNAPRHFPPGTHKIFISDISGVRSKLLEKIAPIVEKSIDQGLYPGAVILASHRGHIIYRGVFGNRSIIPTVEPMTFRTIFDVASLTKPVVTTTAIMQLVEQGKLDIDLPVGCYWPAFSHNGKQGITTRELLTHTSGLAPDLTFTENIQGKISEFGENDVYSRVEQQHLTHPPGTVFIYSDINFIALGHLVEIISHEPLNDYATKHIFQPLDMDRSFYRPPAQYKNEIAPTQMISGKLRWGQVHDDTVYFMGGVSGMAGLFSDAADLGRFAQCLVNGGRLSSGDKSNSKYLLGPLTILKMITPQTPANMADIHGLGWDIDTRYSNRGILFPINSYGHTGWTGTSLWIDPNTETWLVILTSRTHPSPAPVNPLIHDRKAIANIIAGSIVDISIKNNLKKMTNTGKGELTRAYSPRN, encoded by the coding sequence ATGAAATTATTTTGTGCTCTAAACAAAAGCTCGTTAGAAGGATCTTGCGCACAAGTCGCGTCACACAGGCCATCAAAAAAATTACGTTATGTCATTCTAGGTTTATTTCTATCAATGAGTTGGCAGGCGATAGCAGATAATGCGCCACGTCATTTTCCACCCGGCACGCATAAAATTTTTATCTCAGATATTTCAGGAGTGCGTAGCAAGTTATTAGAAAAAATTGCACCCATTGTGGAAAAATCCATTGATCAAGGCCTTTATCCCGGCGCTGTAATTTTAGCATCCCACCGCGGCCATATTATTTATCGAGGGGTATTTGGCAACCGTAGTATTATTCCGACAGTAGAACCAATGACGTTTAGAACCATTTTTGATGTAGCATCGTTGACCAAACCTGTCGTCACAACAACTGCAATAATGCAACTGGTTGAACAGGGTAAGCTAGATATTGACCTACCCGTTGGATGTTACTGGCCTGCATTTTCTCATAATGGCAAACAAGGCATAACAACACGAGAGTTACTAACGCATACCTCTGGCTTGGCCCCTGATCTCACTTTTACCGAAAATATCCAAGGCAAAATTTCCGAATTCGGTGAAAATGATGTGTATTCAAGGGTAGAACAACAACATCTAACGCATCCTCCCGGCACTGTATTTATCTATAGTGATATAAATTTTATTGCGCTAGGTCACTTGGTAGAAATAATTAGTCACGAACCTCTAAATGATTACGCAACTAAACATATTTTCCAACCTCTCGATATGGACCGCAGCTTTTATCGGCCTCCCGCTCAATATAAAAATGAAATTGCACCTACCCAAATGATTAGTGGCAAGCTGCGCTGGGGACAAGTGCATGATGACACGGTGTACTTCATGGGAGGTGTATCTGGCATGGCAGGCTTATTTTCGGATGCGGCAGATTTAGGAAGATTTGCACAGTGTCTAGTTAATGGTGGCCGACTCAGTAGCGGCGATAAATCAAACTCAAAATATTTATTAGGCCCCCTCACCATATTGAAAATGATTACCCCTCAAACGCCAGCAAATATGGCCGACATTCATGGCTTAGGTTGGGATATTGACACGCGTTACTCTAATCGTGGCATACTTTTTCCTATTAATTCATACGGCCATACAGGGTGGACAGGAACTTCATTGTGGATCGATCCTAATACAGAAACATGGTTAGTGATTCTTACCAGTCGTACGCATCCTTCTCCTGCACCTGTTAATCCCTTAATACATGATCGTAAAGCAATCGCTAATATTATTGCAGGAAGTATTGTCGATATTTCAATCAAGAATAATTTAAAGAAAATGACGAATACAGGGAAGGGAGAATTAACCCGGGCTTATAGCCCGAGAAATTAG
- a CDS encoding DUF1343 domain-containing protein produces the protein MCILLENLIINRERTLRKYLLVFWLLFLPWEIWAALPIQPGAENIHQYLPLLEGKTVGVFANHTSVVNGQHLVDVLLKHHVQVVKIFAPEHGFRGDEDNKVSNCVDLKTGLPIISLYGKKLKPSAEDLEDVDILLFDIQDVGVRFYTYISSLQKFMEAAAKNNKKLIVLDRPNPNGFYVDGPVLELKHKSFTGMQPIPIVYGMTMGEYAKMLAGEQWLSLSPESKPLNLLVIPCRNYTHKSLYVPPVKPSPNLATIQAIYWYPSIGLMEATAMSVGRGTDIPFQVFGHPWLPTHFTFIPATTVCGTSPRYKNKLCHGFDLRADARTTLKKIDNKLQIKYLIEAYRLYPDHAHFFQGFCCSAGTDILEKQIKAGLSEATIRKSWAAPLKSFKKIRKKYLLYPDFE, from the coding sequence ATGTGTATCCTACTGGAAAATTTGATAATTAATAGGGAGCGCACACTGAGAAAGTATTTATTGGTTTTTTGGCTCTTGTTTTTACCCTGGGAGATATGGGCAGCACTGCCCATTCAACCTGGGGCTGAAAATATTCATCAGTATTTACCCTTACTTGAAGGCAAGACGGTGGGTGTTTTTGCCAATCATACCTCTGTGGTTAATGGTCAACACTTAGTAGACGTGCTACTGAAACACCATGTTCAGGTGGTTAAAATTTTTGCGCCTGAACATGGTTTTCGTGGGGATGAAGATAATAAAGTCAGTAACTGTGTTGATCTTAAAACAGGGCTGCCCATTATTTCTCTCTATGGTAAAAAACTAAAGCCTTCTGCTGAAGATCTTGAAGATGTAGATATTTTATTATTCGACATCCAAGATGTAGGCGTGCGGTTTTACACCTATATTTCTTCGCTGCAAAAATTTATGGAAGCCGCTGCGAAAAATAATAAAAAACTGATTGTTCTTGATAGGCCTAACCCTAATGGATTTTATGTGGATGGCCCTGTGCTCGAGCTTAAGCATAAGTCCTTTACTGGCATGCAGCCCATCCCGATTGTTTATGGGATGACGATGGGCGAATATGCAAAAATGCTAGCAGGAGAACAATGGCTCTCGCTAAGCCCTGAATCTAAGCCGTTAAATTTGCTGGTCATTCCCTGTCGAAACTATACGCATAAGTCTTTGTATGTCCCTCCTGTTAAACCTTCTCCTAACTTAGCAACTATCCAGGCTATTTATTGGTATCCCTCCATCGGTTTGATGGAGGCTACCGCCATGAGTGTTGGACGAGGAACTGATATCCCTTTTCAAGTATTCGGCCACCCTTGGCTGCCCACCCATTTCACCTTTATTCCGGCGACCACCGTATGTGGTACCAGCCCTCGCTATAAAAATAAACTTTGTCATGGATTTGACTTGAGAGCCGATGCAAGAACGACGCTGAAAAAAATTGATAACAAACTTCAAATAAAATACTTGATCGAAGCCTATCGTCTCTATCCCGATCATGCACATTTTTTTCAAGGATTTTGCTGCTCCGCAGGAACAGATATACTGGAGAAGCAAATTAAAGCGGGCCTCAGCGAAGCAACCATTAGAAAAAGCTGGGCAGCTCCTTTAAAGTCATTTAAAAAAATACGCAAAAAATATTTATTGTATCCTGACTTTGAATAG
- a CDS encoding GTP-binding protein, producing MPHNPQQANANNPEATKEASSKETSPKESSQQGYSGRVIDAQTKKPIEQALVTIGDEVVTTPADGTFEIKGTSDVIKLRAAGYKRLDFETSKLKDTKGDIALTPFKVKALYLTVYGTASDKIRNAAIQTIKRNNMNALVIDVKGDRGYIPFKVDLPMADKVGAQNTILIKDMPALMADLKGQGLYLIARVVVFKDDMLAAAHPEWAVKKNGSVFRDREKLRWVDPFRKEVWNYNIEIAKAAAKLGFDEVQFDYVRYPDTKGIMFSEPSNVDSRTRTITGFLEAAHKALTPYNVMVAADIFGYVIWNTDDTGIGQQIDRAVHAVDVVSPMLYPSGFHLGIPNYRNPVQHSYEIINLTLKRGIERVKVSPLRFRPWLQAFRDYAFHGGDFGEARMRLQIKATNDVGASGYMFWNPRNVYPTGKFDN from the coding sequence ATGCCCCATAATCCACAACAAGCTAACGCTAACAACCCAGAGGCAACCAAGGAAGCATCGTCAAAGGAGACGTCTCCAAAAGAGTCCTCTCAACAGGGCTATAGCGGCCGCGTCATTGATGCCCAAACAAAAAAGCCGATTGAACAGGCTTTAGTCACAATAGGTGATGAAGTTGTGACCACGCCAGCGGATGGAACGTTTGAAATTAAAGGCACAAGCGACGTAATAAAGCTTCGTGCAGCGGGATATAAACGCTTGGATTTTGAAACGTCAAAATTAAAAGATACCAAGGGAGATATTGCACTCACGCCTTTCAAGGTGAAAGCGCTCTATCTCACGGTGTATGGCACTGCAAGTGATAAAATCCGGAATGCAGCCATCCAAACGATTAAACGCAATAACATGAATGCTCTTGTGATCGACGTAAAAGGAGATAGAGGTTATATCCCCTTTAAAGTCGATCTTCCCATGGCCGATAAAGTCGGTGCTCAAAATACCATCCTTATTAAGGATATGCCTGCATTAATGGCCGATCTAAAAGGACAAGGTTTATACCTGATAGCGCGAGTAGTGGTATTTAAAGATGACATGCTTGCGGCTGCTCATCCTGAATGGGCCGTGAAAAAAAATGGCAGTGTGTTTCGTGATAGAGAAAAATTACGCTGGGTAGATCCTTTTAGAAAAGAAGTGTGGAACTACAACATTGAAATTGCGAAGGCAGCAGCAAAGTTAGGTTTCGATGAGGTTCAATTCGATTATGTCCGTTATCCTGATACCAAGGGAATTATGTTCTCTGAACCTTCGAATGTTGACTCTCGTACCCGAACCATTACCGGCTTTTTAGAAGCTGCGCATAAAGCACTTACTCCTTATAACGTTATGGTGGCCGCAGATATTTTTGGATATGTAATATGGAATACAGATGATACGGGGATTGGTCAACAGATCGACAGAGCTGTGCACGCAGTAGACGTCGTTTCACCCATGCTCTACCCTTCCGGTTTCCATCTCGGTATTCCAAACTACCGTAATCCTGTGCAACATTCTTATGAAATAATTAATTTAACACTCAAACGTGGGATAGAGCGCGTCAAAGTGTCACCCCTACGCTTCCGTCCCTGGTTACAAGCTTTTCGTGATTATGCCTTTCATGGTGGCGACTTTGGGGAAGCTAGAATGCGCTTGCAAATCAAAGCAACCAATGATGTAGGTGCGAGTGGTTATATGTTTTGGAATCCTCGCAATGTGTATCCTACTGGAAAATTTGATAATTAA